Genomic DNA from Paramisgurnus dabryanus chromosome 11, PD_genome_1.1, whole genome shotgun sequence:
accatacgtcatcagcGCGTTCACCTAAACAGAGAGAGAATGGCAAACTTTCCCAGTAGCGCCTCATgacgcattcacacggggcgtaagcgttgacgcttcccattcacttttaatgggtgacgtcaagcgttggcgaactgaattgtggatctgtcggcgccgcgtcagttTTCAACTTTtcaacatttctcaacttttcaagcggcaacgcgtgcgtcagccaatcatatcgccttatgcaaataacctaggcagagccagccaattacgtttatggaagaccggagcttgtgttgcggccacagtgattggctgttggccacgcttcagacaagccttccgttaagcgttaatgcttacgccctgtgtgaatgtaccgtcactgcagaacacgacatccggggggcggggttggatcagatccaggggcggagctggatTCTGATCCAGAGATCCTATTGGtcggcagttttaccacaagacacatcatacacgtgttgctgcgttaccatttccgcattaagtcgtaactaaattaagttattcttttgacataaaaatgaactttacttatgactacaataaaagtagtgcctttgaaatgtaagttttttgctataatgttttggagtaaaacatttcgggtaagcctactacgagtaatcttaccacatgcagtttaCGACCTATGAatggatacagtataaatatgcatgattatttaaatatataggctatggcatgttatttaaaaattaataaattgaatgtttatcttgtatggactttgaacttgttttaacgcgtctttgcttacagccattaggaaacagttttccctcgtagatggtttactttttttttaatttgctaataaaagatatcaaataaatttgtttttatatttactcgtataggaatagctgtgtaaaaagtgggataatgttcaaataaatcccttcagtgatatcaTGTGTCCTTACCTCCCCTTACACCTAACGTTAACTGtgatactttctaaattatgaatctttctcGACTAATAGtattaatcaaacgtacacttaaattgataagagcaaacAATGACGACTACAGGTTGCAACTAATGTCGGGCTGCAACAATgcaaatatactggttcatttggtggaacaaagtatataaagtgggaggagttggatctagatccaaccctGCCCCCTGAATGTTGTGTTCTGCAGTGAGAACCATCTCAACtttcctgctgaattgacaacttgcacaggagccacaaaacaaaataaattttttgaaaCAACACCGACAAACCTTCTGGATCAGCAGAGAGCAAAACCAAAATTAATAtcagtaactttactgctttaccacgagaagCAAaaagctgcaggaggcaaagagTCTTGAAGGGCAGTGTTTCTTTTGGTAAGGtagtagggtggccattcgtgccagttccgtcggacacgtcccgaacatgttttcgggttcgttctccggaagtcgcgttgctcgaccgcatacgtcatagagattctcacatttcagttaaaatacattagaaaattaagattcatttcttttaagacatacaatcattgtagtttcattcataccttgaaatgtaacggttgctttaaaccttgatgacatatgcggtcgagcaacgcgacttccggagaacgaacccgaaaacatattcgggacgtgtccggaggaactggcacgaatggccaccctataaGGTAGGTACGTGATATTTTTgaattgagatggattcagatattctactttgatgaaacattgtgttgcttatgaagtTTGTGTTTCTTTACGAATTAGCGTAACGATATACTACTTCGTCTACAGTACTGAAACCatgctttaactaattctgattttaaacagttgtttatgttggttatttatttattgcacttgcaaagttttctcactggtggatgagacatgagatgttttgaaagaggcgtgactttggaagGCGATTTGAATGGAGGGTGGGATCATGATTTCAGTGTTAGTTGGCTACCGACAGCATTTTTCTAAATCAGATACACTGCCTTTAATGTGTCACCTAGAAATTTTCCATTGCATTTTTACATTTgaccagcagatgtcctcagCATTTGAACTTTaaagtttaaatttaaagttaaaatttAATGGGGCTCATGAgaggtttggttacaaacattcctcaaaatatcttcttttgtgttcattaaaacaaagaaacacaggtttgtaacagcatgagggtgagtaaatgatcacagaaattttcatttttgggtgagctatcccattaaaggaatagtttggccaaaaatgatattaaacccattatttactcaacctcaagccgtccgagatgcatatgtccattatttttcagacaaacacttTTTCAGTTATTATTACAAGAAAATGTCCTAGATCTTtcagtttagaaaatataaagatTTAGATGAGAGTGTACGCAGTTTGTTCTTTGCTGCTACTCTGTGCCTCCGCCCTCCACATTTGATATACGTCACTAaaaaaagtgcgtacactacgctgatactctctcctgaatggggacgcgactaagatgccAGCAATACTGGAAGctatttattttcgtttataaagtttaaaatatggatatttctacaacaaaaccgcagggattaccctcagaagccTTGGTTTATCCCCCTGGAGCCGCTTGGATTACTTTTGAGGAGGATggacattttttggacttgaaggaggtGGACTCCAtatctttatattttataaactgaaagatctaagacattaattaaaaatgtgtttgtctgaaaaatgatggacatatgcatctcggacaacttgatgggtttaatatcatttttgcccAAACTATCCCTGTAAGCTCTCATAAAAGTTAATTATTaactattttgaaaaaacatttGACTAAAAGCTTTAGCAAGCTTTGTTTCTCCAATCATTAATTTACTCTTTGTATGTcttgtttataaaaaaatccgAAAAATACCTGCTTCTTAGTTTCTGCACCTCCCTGTCCTCCTCTTCCTTCAGTTTGGTGATAAAGCTCTGCAGAACAGGCATCTCAAATTTGATGTATTGTGCCACCTAGTGAAGTGAAAAGCAACTGCTGtcaaaaaaaaactcaaaaaagtgtttaaaatcgTTTTGTAATACCACAATTTAAatcatgaataaaataataaaatctgAAACACGCTCACTTCATAAGGGATCTCTTCTCCTAGGTCAGGTTCCATTAGAAATATCCTGCAGACCTGCTCGCACGGGCCCTGAATTATTCTTACCACTAATGGGTAGTCTGTACGCTTCAACTTCACACGCTCTGAAACACAAATATATAAGTTAGTATTTTTTATGTACAGGCTGTgcatttatctaaaaaaaaaatcttaatccTGCATGCCTTTGCAAAACTGACACCATGATGCCAGAATTTTGTTAATAGTTTCCAAGGCATTGCTATGTGGTTTCTAGACTGTTTGGTTGCTAGATGGTTTTGTTTAAATCTCAGGTTTAATAGTGATTAGGAATACTGATAATAGTGAATGTTGCTTTCACTACAATTGTAGTGTTTTGTTGTCctctgtccactagatggcgataCAGCGTTGCAAAGTCAAGTCATATCTAAAACAGGAGTATAAAAGGCAAACCGCTAACCTCCACTGGTGTGAACGAGATAAAGGGCGAAGTCATCTGGGCTGTTTTCAATCTTAAACTTGTTCAGTAAAACTCGCAGCACTTGTGGCGTGGTCATACAGCTGTTTATCCGTACGTTAGTTACAGAACCGTATGCAGGCGTGAAAACAGACGTCTGCACAAGAGACAGAAAAAGGAAAAAGATATCACATCTCAGATGCTTTAACAATTATAAACACATACATGTTTGTCTTTCTATCAAGGTATCACTTTCCATTCTATTTAAATTTAGCTAATAATATTTTCTATCCGCTAACACCCCCGACACAAAGAGAAAATCTTCTCACGTTACCTTGTGGTTGTAAAAGTGACCATTGATGGAAAATCTGTGCCTTCTGATTCGCCGCTGGTCGCTAGGAGACCGTCTCCTGCCCCGCCTCAGCACACCAGCATCACTTTTGGTTCGGAGAAGCTGAGAGGAGATGTCACACTCCTCTGACAGAAAGACAACACAGAAGATGAAATAGAAATAAGTGAGGCACACATATAGTGTTTAATGAATATAATGTACCTTCGTCTTCATTCTCCTCTGCGTGATGTTGTGTTGTGCCGTTGCTTGATTGGTCCTCTGGAGGTGTGACCTCCACCTGAGGCGGAGTCTGTTTCTGACCCTCCTGGCTAAAGAATAGATAATGCAGAACTTAAAGATTTGGCCACAACATTAACATCCACAATACAGAACAGAGAAAAGCTGACTGATATCAAAATCTATGTGTTCATTACCATTTGGATTGTAAAGAACATATTTAATGATGTATTCACTATaggaatttaaatgtttttttatataacttTTTGCTGAAAACACACCCCTGAAAAAGCAACTTGCAAAcaataaaagcattttaatgCATAAGTAAACATGTGGTAGGAAGTAGTACAAATGGtgtatgaatgtataataaatcTCTTAGGCTTTGCTAGAGCCAATTTAATGGGCTTCAGCCCTCCCTGTCTTTTATCTCAGGCAAAAATCTGTGATGAACTTGGTTGAACCCTTTAAACAATCTGTGATTATATGATCTCTCTTTATACATCTGAACTTATTTTAATCTGAATCTTCTTGCTAAAGAAGCTCATAACGTTATCCTTGTGGACACCGGTAACTAGGCTACATTGGTTGAACTGCCAGATGAGCAAGACTTAAAACAGGAACTTTTGCAGACAAGAAATGTTCCCACGAGCATCATCTCCTTTTCTGGGAAACAGATATGGTCCACCTTCAATATGAAATCATCATGACTGCTTAATCTTTTTTCATCTAAATTATAGCCATTAACAGTATGAAATCGTGCAAAATCAAATTGTTTTTGGACAAAGAAATGTTTTCAATCAGCATTCCAGTCACAGTCTGTTGCCATATCCCAACAAACTAAATCTGGATTCAAAAGTGATTTTGGAAACAGACTGTTAAGATAACATTATCCTTTCTATTAACCCACATCGCCTGGActattttatttctgtttagCAAACATAATTCTGTTCAGAAATACTCAGATATGAATCCATAACCACCTTATTTATATTAAGCATGAGTACAAAAATAGGTAAGAATCTAGAAACAAAACCATACAAATTGTATTATTTATAGCTACTAGGCATGATCACCACAAGGATACAGTTGCTATGGCAACAAACAAAATAGGCTTACAGTGTTTGTGCTGCTATAATATGAAGGTCTAAGAACTATGAACGTGACTTTTTGGGATTTatggttttctacataaaatcatccaaaatattgtaaagaacattctgtgaaaatataatcttgatatcttttgatattgactgagtaaggtcacaTCAAAGGTTGAAAataatgattgaaatcaaactttgatgctcctattATTATATGCTAATGACCTCATTTAAATATGTTATCTCTGTGTTTTTGGTTTATTGTCTGACCTCTGGTTGTCCAGGTTGCAGCCTGAGTGCCAGGAGGTCGAGGAGGGAGGTGGTCTGATTCGCTCGTGGTCGTCCTGCATCTGTAGCCTGATTGGTCGACGCAAACCCCACGAGATATTGAGAAGTCCTTCTATGATCAACTCCCCCTCTTCCTGTAAcgtaaatacacacaaataatATTCATACTAAAATGCTGTTATACCAAATACAACAAGTGACCATTATATCTGgctatttaaaaacaaagttcaGTTAtgtcaacaaacaaaaaaacccagACAACATTAAATGTTAGCTTATTAGGTTAAAAATATCTCACGTTTTACTTTGTTGAAAAAATAgggataaataaataatgcagaTCTAAAACTGACACACAGCCAAAGCACCTGCAAACTGCATTTAGAGACACAAAAGCAGATCCACAAGATCACCCCCACCCCAGCCACACCTCCTTCAGTCACAGACAGTTATTACACCCCAGAGAACAGTAAATAATTGAGCAGGCACAGAAGGGGTCAAAAACACCCCACCTTCCACAggaaaggatgtttaaaatctttctTACCTCTCTGTGTCGTAGCTGCAGGTTCTTCCCTTCATAATAAAGATTGTAGGTCTTTAAATGCGACAAAATGTTGCTCCTGAGAAACACAAAACATTGCTTAAcaactaaatattttaaaaagtcaaaGTTATTGTGTCAAAGGGTGTCTTAAAAATCAGATAAAGTTCAATCACtgttaaaaaaagttggttcaacttaaaaacgtaagttacctggttgccttaaaattttcaACTTATAAGTATTAGTTTTTACAGTCAAACTTTTTTAAGTAAACTAATATTCTTTGaactaaatattttaaagcaaccaggtaacttacattttaaagttgaagcaataaatattttttacagtgtttattaACTTTacaatggcacctttaaaacctATTTTAAACGGGAAGTggtattatttattaattattgtaattattaaaaaatgattaaatcctctaaaaatttTTACTGATCTATTTGTAATTTGTTATTAAAGGTCACCTCATATGATTTGATATGATACTGCTTACTTcaatactatatagtaggcgaaaaccAGTAGGTGAggtgagtagtatgtccgaattcataTTGTTCCAAAAACAGTAGGGGAAAAGTACCCGAATAACCTACTACCTTCGGCAAGATCCCGAAGTATTCATTCGATGGACCCTTTACTATCCCATGAGCCCCCgggaggagttatccaacgaagaattAAAATGGAAATGCGTTGTGTTATTCAAAAATGTCCAAAAGCGATAACGCGGCTCTagtcaaatgcaaatacattacAAAGCTGTCCCTTGACTAACTTGTTGttatgacgacgtatgtcacgtgatgtatcaacatggtgGATGTAGTACGTCTAAATTCATTCATACTATTCATAGTCATACTATATAGACTGACCCCTTCACAgttcacgtcacaggcggttcccactgcgcatttcggggtcagaaaagtcattacagcagattgagttgTGTATTATTCGGTATTTTCAAAATTGCCCACTTGCGTTGTGGGCTTTGAAAATCGCACCAGGTCTGCCATTAAGTTTTTCGGGATTCCtgcagaatctcaaaaacaaaaaatacaacatctgtggCTGCAAGCAATTAAACGTGCAGACTGGGACAATGCAAAGATCAAAGAGGCTTAtgtttgtagtgctcacttcatttcaggtaagtcatcatttttcagccctgttagatTTAACTGGAAAGCCTAAATggtatgaacagtttgaccccatgctgcgcgcgcacccgatagtcattcaatgtttacaaaccttgaaggggtctatagtACCCACTTTTTAAACAGCCAATGAGTAGtcacttcatctaattcagtacctactgtcacagtGTGCCATTTCAGACCATTTTCTGAGCAAGCTGACATCAATTTCCGCAAGCCCTGCCCACAATCTTCCAAAGACCACAGTTAGGTCATAGTTTCTATTTAAAATCTTCTTTACAAAATGCAATACCACATATTCATTATAAACTATAAAGTAAGATGACTGTCTTATTAAAAACTGTGTATGTTTTCTGTATAAATAACTGTAAAGGTAAATGGGAAGGGAAGCAACAttgtataataaattatctatagggTTTTTGGATGTAAACTTCATAggcacactctggggacacctgAGTCTAATATTACATCTTGAAAATGTGTTatattaggtgacctttaaaGTGATATTTCAATATAACTTTTTTCTGTGGAGCATAAGAAAACAAATTGAAAGGATGATGATGCTGTTCTTTATTACATACAAATAACCAAAGCAAATGTGAATTTGGAAACATTCACTAACTTTCCAAAAAGTTTTGTGTTccaaaaaaaaaggtttaataaaatgtatatactgtaaaattagTATAATGATGATTTTTTTCTAGGTTCAAGTAAACTATTTCTAACAGATGTTAAGTTAAGTGATACCTAATGCTCAAGCATTTCCTGTAAGATTTATACTCACTTGCTGATGAATTTGTTCTCTCCAAGTCGCACTCCGTCATTCCTGTCTTCCATTTTATTCCTGCCACGATTGCATGGAAAAACTCTAGttaagaaagagagaaagaaagctGAATTTAAAAGATCGGTTTCATTTAACATCAAAAAATGAGCTCTCCTAAAATGTAGgtcagagaaagagagagaagttTCTGTAAGACCGAGCAACAAACTCTTAAAACAGCTAGAGCATTTCTGTATATTTCACACCCCTTAGTCAGTCTGGCTTGTGTATTTTTTGATATCTCTTGATAAGAAAGGCCTGTCCTGTCATGCAAACTCACATGATGCAGCTAACATTTACCGGCTACACAGCTGAAAGTGAACTATTCATGAGGATGTGACCAGAATAGTGCAATAACTACAGCCTGGAGGTATCAGCCACAAAGTTTTTCAAGACgggaataaaataaaaattctggtTAATTTGATAACTTACTGCATGCTACCTCTCAATAAACATGAGGTTTTTGTATAGCATGTCACACTTAAGAAGTTATCCACACATTTGCATTACTTCCTTAACAGACAGAATTCAATGGTCATGTGGTTCCTTTAAAGAGAACTACCCTGTAAAAGGGTGACAAAACATCTTTCcagaactgttttttttttttaaagcaataaataataacataaaaatcccTAAACTATAAAGATACGTTTGGCCCTCAAACAGtacaacacattaaataaaactGTTAAACAGTGCCAGACAAATATCCTGATGTTTGGAGGTTCCCCTGGCACGTCATGGCCAATGTGCTACTGAAGACTTCCTTCCTAACCAGCTGGAGGGACAGGTGCGGGACAACAGGACTACTGTTACCCCGCTGTTATAATAACTACTCACATTAATCACTATGCCTCTGGTGCCAAAACCATTCACTTTAATATTACAAGCTCTTCTTTTAAATgatattggtaacactttataataaggttGTGTTAGTTAACATTGGTTAGTCAGCTAACATAATATGGGTAATGTGAACAACACTTCTGCAGCATTTCTtaatattagttcatgttaatttcagtgTTTACTTATATAGATTAAAAATCCAAAATTGtatctgttaacattagttaatgcatcaTGAATGAACAATTGATTGTATTGGCATTAATAAAGATTAACAAATGATAAAAAGtttattgctcattgttagttcatgttcatattgtaaagtgttaccatgatatttattcatgtgattttacacatattcacacttgTCAGTCGGATTAGcttaatataaatgttaaatgaCATTCAAAGGACACAATCTGCCTATTCCTTCATTTCACAACTTTTATAACAGTGTTGAAGTATAAATGGGCTCATTATTCAAAGAAATGTGAGACACTTGCCGACAACTGCTATTTTTAACCATAACATCATTATACGACATAAAAGCTGCTGAAAACAATCCCTTCACAGCTATAATCTATCGTTAGAAGTGCTTAGCTTCATGGCGATCTCAATTTGCAAAACAATATCTATGATTTCCTGACTATCGATGTTGagataataataaacatatctGTACCGTCTCTCTGGTAGACACGAGGGTCTCGCAGCTGGTGGTCTTTAAGGCTGAGCAAGCGTTGAACCCGTGTGACATGCAGATCAAGTGCTTTGCTTTTCTAAACTCTTCCTCTTTCTGATTTGCACAGCGGAAACTGGTATGAGGCTTTAAATTTCAAACTTCCCTAATGTTGCTTGCATTGTAATCTCTCCCACTCCCTCCccctctttctgtctgtctcaagttatggatttttttatgcacacatcatgcacatttatacacacacatcCACTCTCGTATATCACCTTTACGCCCTCTAAAATCACTTTAGAGGAATAAGATATGAGTGCATACAATGCAAGTGATTACTGTGCATGTAACCTATTCGATACACACAAAGAGCACAGGTGCTGTCCGAGTAAACCCCAGATGGACCACAGGTCCGGTAATGCCCCCATTCAGCCCACAACAAAACTCCCACACGATTATCATTTTACAAGAACATTATCCCACGATCCGACAATAGGGTCTTGGTTTTGTAGGGGCATGTACAAACTTATCAGCATCACCATCTTTTGACCCGGTGTGTTCATTAAAGTATGTATAATTGTGAGCTTGTGCATAGCTCCGCCCACATCTTTTTCACACACGCCTTACTGCGCTCAATCATGAGATGATAAAATATTCAATACCAATCGACCCAGAGCTGCTTATTCTTACATTAATATTTCAAATCTTAAAGAAAGTCCTGTCAGGACGATAGACGATCAATGTTAGAGCTATTAGGCTGCAATACACATCAAAAGTCACAGACAGAAGATATTGGGCATTAGAGATATCTAGTATTGACTAGAGGATGTACTACATTCAGATCAAAAAGTTAAGTAAACAAAGGTGATTATTTTCCAGGAAAAAAACAATCAAGTTCCAACCATTTAGTTTCTTCAGTTCAGTTAGCGGTAAGGAAAATGTGACCcaatctgtgaaaacccagctaaagtcatttttttatgatttacagTAAAATCATACACCATAATGTATACATcatattctgtgaaaatataacct
This window encodes:
- the rassf2a gene encoding ras association domain-containing protein 2a — translated: MEDRNDGVRLGENKFISKSNILSHLKTYNLYYEGKNLQLRHREEEGELIIEGLLNISWGLRRPIRLQMQDDHERIRPPPSSTSWHSGCNLDNQSQEGQKQTPPQVEVTPPEDQSSNGTTQHHAEENEDEEECDISSQLLRTKSDAGVLRRGRRRSPSDQRRIRRHRFSINGHFYNHKTSVFTPAYGSVTNVRINSCMTTPQVLRVLLNKFKIENSPDDFALYLVHTSGERVKLKRTDYPLVVRIIQGPCEQVCRIFLMEPDLGEEIPYEVAQYIKFEMPVLQSFITKLKEEEDREVQKLRSRYKSLRYIIEKQLQCLPEGSTCI